TGTGCAGTCAGCCTGGTTCGATGTCCCGGATACCGCTTGCGGGGCATCCTTCCGACGGCGCACGGCGACTTTGCTTTCTTTCCCGATCAGACATGATCTTCGCCCCATCCAGGTTTCTTCGCAGACATCCGCGCTTCGTCGCCGGTCTCCTCGCTCCCCCTCTCCTGATCGCCATCGGCCTTTCCATCGACGGCTGGCGCGACAGGATCGAGCCGGTGGATCTCCTGATCGTGCCTGGATCCACCGTGCGAACCGACGGCACGCTGTCCCAGAACTTGCACGGCCGTCTGCTGGCCGCGCTGGAATACCATCGAGCAGGACACAGTCGATGGATCCTGGTCAGCGGGGGAACGGGCATCGAAATGCGCGACGAGTCCCTGGCCATGCGCGATTTCCTGCTGGCCAACCAGGTGCCGGATTCCGTCATCATCGTGGACGGCAACGGCGTGAACACGTTCGAGACCGCTCGGTTCGCCTCGCGGTGGATGCGCGAACACGATGCGAAAACCGTCGGGGTGGCTTCCAGCTTTTTCCACATCACCCGCTTGCGATTGGCACTGGATCGCCACGGAATGCCGATGCAGGGCCACATCCACTCGCGCCTGTACGAGCCGAGGGACCTCTATTCCGTGGCGCGCGAGGTGCCGGGGCTGGCGGCGTACCTGTTCAAGAAACCCTAGAGGTCGGATCGGACCCGCTCAGGGTTCCGTGAGCAACTTGACAGCGCCTCTCCATTCCTTGATCCACATTCCCAACGGCACGAACAGCGCCACCGAGTGGATCGTTTCCGCCTTTCGGTGGTCCATCCGCCACCGCAGACCAGCGAACAAACAGTTGAACCAAAGATCGTTGGTCGGCGTGATGCCGTCGGATTCCGAAAAGGATGCTCCCACGCTGGCACCCAAGACTCCGTTGAACCCTCCTTTCAACAGCGTTTCCCCGACGGTTTCGTTTCCCTGCGCGAAGCCCCCCGCGCCAACTCCCAGGTACAGGTCATCGGTCATCAGCCAATACTCGGAAACGACGGCTCCCGCGAAAATCCCCCCACGCGAAGCCGTGGTCGCACCGATCTGGGGGCTGATGTTGAAAAACTTTTCGGGTGAATTCCATTGTTCGGCCTGGGCGACTCCTGCCGACAACACCAGGGCTGCGAGGATGGAAAGTCTGTGTCGGTGCATGGCCCCTCTCACTCCTGGATCCACAGACCCAGCGGCACGAACAACGCCACGGAATGGATGGTTTGTTCCTTGTGATGATCCATCCGCCATCGCACGCCTGCGAGGAGCGCGTTGGCCCAAACATCGTTGGTCACTGTGATGCCGCCGGACCCGGAAAAGGACGGCCCCACACTGGCCCCCAAGATGCCATTGAGCCCGGCTTTCAACAGGATTTCCCCGACCGCTTCTTTCCCTTGCACGTAGGCTCCGGCTCCGGCTCCGATGTACAGGCCGTCGGATGCCTGGATGTACCGGGACGCGATGACTCCTGCGAACAGGTCGCCCGATGGGGCGGTGGTGCCGCCGACCTGAGGACTGAGATTGAAAAACTCGTCCGGCGAATTCCAGTTCTGGGCAGAGGCCACACCAGAGACAAACACTAGGCTGATGAGAATCGAATGGATGAGTCGCTTCACGGGGCACCTCGCTTGATTCAGGTATAAAATGCAAGTCCCGGGCCAACCCCGAGGTCTCGATGGAACCGACTGCACTCCGACATGGCTGCAGGCCCGGAGCTGCAGGAACCCTCCATTGGTGGATCCTGCTACATTGGCAAGAACCGTCACCAATCTTCCCGAGAACAAGACACTCCAACACATGAGCCTCAGCCTCCACCCTTTGCTGTGCGCACTGTTCCTTGCCCCGGCAGACACCCGACCCTGGTACTCCTTCACCGACACACTCACCGAGGGTCGATTGGCTCGACGACTGCGGCCGAGCCGACCGCCTCCGCTTTCCCACCGTGCGGGTGACCTGGGATCCCGGGGACAACGTATCGCGACGCGAAATCCTGTTCGTGCGCACCTCGGAAGGCTACAGGATCATCGAGGTGCAATGACTTTCCGCCACCGATCCTCCGCAAGGACATCGCCCCCATGACGCCTCTCGCCACGTTCCTTTTCGCCCATCTTTTCCTGTCTCCAAGTCCAGTGGATACCGGAGACCTGTTCCCCTTCTCCGATCCCGTCACGGAACTCGTCGGATTCAAGGACGCACGGGGCAGGGTGAGGTTTCCCGCGCGGTTCCACAATGCTTTCACCGGTGGACAAGTCCTGCGCGAAGTGGTTCCCGCCATCGACACCGGAGCCCCGTTCTTCCTCCGGCGCGACGGTGGGCGTTTCGGATTCGACAGCGCATTCCTCGACGGAGAAAACATGCCCTATTGCATGCGCGAGGGTCATATCCAGTTCCAGGACCCTGCCACCCGGCGCATGGGATTCTTCGATGCACAAGGGCAGGTAGCGATTCCCGCCCTCTATCTGTTCGCCGGATCATTCCGCGGCGGATATTCCCAGGTCATTCGGGAGGGAAGACAGGTTTGCGCCCACGGAAAGCCTCGCGATTCGGCCGTGCTGGGCGAACACTGCTACTGGAGCGGCAACGCAATCCTCATCGACCGGACGGGAAAGGTCGTGGTGGACACGTTTGCGCTCCCCATGAGTTTCGCCCCCGACTGGTTTTCCGCAAGGATCGTCGATGCGGAGGCCGACTCTTTGCGGAGAACGTGGAAAACCAATGACGGACGGATTTTGTCTATCGCAAGCACGGAGCGTTCCTTCCAGGCATGGCTGGAGGCGAATCTTCCTCGTCTGGCGCAACAAGGGCCGGGAAAGCCCGATTTCTTCCCTTCGCTGCAATTCGACCCCAGAGCCGACTGGAAATCGAGAGCCTCCAAACGGACCGAAGACACATTGCGCGAAGCGACATCCCTCGACGGGTTTCTGAAAACCAATCGCCAAAAACTGTTGGCTCTTTTCCAATCCATCCCCCCGACCGGTTCGCGACAGGCCAGGCTTCCCGCGACGGTCATGGCCTTCGAGGAGCGTATCGGGGCCGTGGACCTCTGCCGGGAATACGACTCGCGGAGAAACCCGGTGATGGAACTGTCCTGGGCCGCCGCTGGGCGGACACGGACGATCCGCTTCGTGCGTTGGAACGACTCCTGGCGCATCCTCGATCTGGAGTGAACGCCTATCCCAGCACTCCGGACACCACGCGTCCGGCCATCCAGCGCGCCCACTCGAGATCTTCGGCGCTGGTGATCTTGCGCAGACGTTCCGCCCCTCGCACCAGTCGGACCGGATGCCCGAACGCCTCGGCGATGCCCGCCTCGTCCGTGGGCGCGAAGTCGGGTTTTGTCGCGAGCTTGGCGTAGCAGTCGTCCAACACCTCGCGCCGAAACGCCTGCGGCGTCTGGGTGAGCCAAATCCGGGATCGATCGATGGTGCGCTCCACCAGCGGACTCGTTCCCGCGGTCGCCTCGGAAGCCCACTTCACCGTGTCCGGACAGGGAATGGCCAAGGTCGCCGCGCCATCCGCGGTAGCGGCTGCCACCACCGCATCGATGTCGGTGGCGTTCAGGAACGGTCGAGCCACGTCGTGGATGGCCACCAATGGACAATCCTTGTCCAACGCCGCCACGCCGTTTCGCACCGATTGCCAACGCTCCGCACCTCCCTGGGCGAACACCAACCGACCCGACGCCAACAGGCTCCCGAAACCATTGCCCAGCTCGTAGCGCACCTGGGCTTCTTCCTGGGCGGCCACCACCAACACCACCTTGCGCACCCGTGGGTGACCCAGGAACGTGGAAAGGGACCGATGGAACACGGGCCGACCGCCCAATTCCAAAAATTGTTTGGGCCGCGGCGCGCCCACGCGCGTGCCCGAGCCCGCACAGGGAAGGACAACGCCCAGATCATGAAGGGAATCCGATGACATAGAACCGCAAAGGTGCAAATCGTGGCGACACCGTCACGATGGGGAATCCCGGCACGACGGGAACGGACGAAAACCGCCACCCCTGATATCGTACCCGGTCGTTGCGACCCGGTTCGTTGCACGGTCGTTGCGCCCGGGTCGTTGTACCCGGTTCGTTGTAGAGACGCCCCGACGGGGCGTCTCTACAATCGTCCGGGCAAACAATCGTCCGGGCAAACAATCGGAACAGGCGCAATCCGATACGGAACAAAACAAAACGGCCACCCGCAAGGGTGGCCGTGGAACGAATCGCTGAACGGCTGCGCCCGCGCAGCCGGCCAGATCAGAATTTTACGGGTGTTTTCTTGCCCAGCAGCATATGACGAACCTTCATCGGCAGGCCATAGCAGCGGATGAAGCCCATCGCGTCCTTCTGGTCGTAGGTGGGGACGTCCGAGAAGCCACCCAGGTGCGGATCGTAGAGGCTCCACGGCGAGTCCATGCCCGACAGCACGATGTTGCCCTTGTAGAGCTTCATCTTGACAGATCCCGACACAACCTTCTGGGTCTCGTTGACGAACGCGTCCAGCGCCTGGCGCAACGGCGCGAACCAGCGTCCGTCGTAGACGATGTCGGCGTACACGTCTGCAACGCGGCGCTTCTCGCGCAGGGTGTCACGGTCCAACACGAGCTGTTCCAGCCATTCGTGGGCGGCGTACAGGATGGCGCCACCGGGAGTCTCGTAGACGCCGCGGCTCTTCATGCCCACCAGACGGTTTTCGACCATGTCGACCAGGCCCACGCCGTGTTTGGCGCCAACCTTGTTCAAGGCTTCCAGCAGCGCGACGGCATCCAGGCGCTTGCCGTTGACGCCCACGGGGGTGCCCTTCTCGAAGTCGACGGTGACGTATTCGGCCTTGTCCGGCGCCTGCTGCGGAGGCGTGGTCCAGCGCAGCATCTCGAAGCCGTGTTCCTGCTCGGGGTATTCGAGCTTGCCGCCTTCGTGGGAGACGTGCCAGAGGTTGGCGTCTTCCGAGTAGATCTTCTTCTTGGTGACCGTGAGCTCGATGCCCTTGGCTTCGGCGTAGTCGATCGCCTCTTCGCGCGAGGTGATCTTCCAGTTGGGATCCTTCCAGGGAGCCACGATGGCCAACTGCGGGGCCATGGCCTGGAACGTCAGTTCAAAACGAACCTGGTCGTTGCCCTTGCCGGTGGCGCCGTGCGCAACCGCGTCGCAACCTTCGGCCAAGGCGGTGAGCACCTGGTGCTTGGCGATCACGGGACGGGCGAACGAGGTGCCCAGCAGGTACACGGACTCGTACTTGGCACCGGCGCGCAGGGTGGGCCACACGTACTCTTCCAGGAACTCCTTGCGCAGATCCTTGACGATGCACTTGATGGCGCCGGTGGCCTTGGCCTTGCGCATGAGCGGAGCGGTTTCCACCTTGCCCTGGCCAACATCGGCGGCGAACGCCACGACTTCGCAGCCGTAGGTTTCCTTGAGCCAAGTGATCATGATGGAGGTGTCCAGACCTCCCGAGTAGGCCAGACAGACCTTCTTCAGGCGCTTGCCGTTGAACAGCTTGAAGCCGCCTTCGGTTTCCGTGGCGGCGGCCTTCTTGGCGACGGGCTTCGTCGCGGGCTTGGTCTTCTTGGCTGGCTTGGCTGGCATGCGCGCAGATCCTTTGCGATGGGTTGATGAAGGCAAAGGAGAAAAATAGGTCAGTTTGTCGGCAGGATCGAGGATCCGATGCACGTTCCGGACGCCAACCTCAGAGATTCAGCTCCAATCGGGCTTCTTCGGACATCCGCTCCTTGGTCCACGCGGGCTCCCACACCAGCTCCACGTAGGCTCCGGAAACTTCCGGGATGGCGTTGAGCTTGTCCTGCACTTCGGCCACGATGGAATCCGCCACCGGGCAGGCGGGCGCGGTGAGGGTCATGCGCACGCCCAGCACACCAAAGGGCTGGACGTCGATTTCGTAGATCAAGCCCAGGTCGTAAATGTTCACCGGGATCTCCGGGTCCTTCACGGTGCGCAGGGCATCCACGGCTTTCTGGTGCAACGCTTCGCGTTCGGCGACGTCATCCATGCGATGCCTCCTGGGCGGCGATGGCGCCCGCGTAGAGCTTCATCTGCTTGACCATGCTGGCCAAACCGTTGGAGCGGGTCGGCGAGAGATGCTCGTGCAACCCGATGCGATCGAGAAATCCCAGCGGTGCCTTGGCGATGGACGCTGCGGGTTGACCGGATAGGACCCGCACCATTAAGGCCACCAGCCCCTTGGTGATGGCTGCATCCGAATCCGCCTGGAACACCAACGCGTCGCTTTGGCGCACGGGGTGGAGCCAGACCTGGCTCTGGCAGCCCTTGACCTTCCACTCGTCGGCGTGGAGCTCGAGAGCCAAGGGAGCGAGGGACTTGCCCAGCTCGATGATGTGTTCGTACTTGTCCAGCCATTCGTCGAACATGGCGAACTCTTCGACAATTTCCGTCTCGCGCTCGGCGATGGTGTCAGCAGTACTCATCGTAAGACTTTCTGCAAGCGGACCACGCCGGCGACCAGCCGGTCGATCTCGTCTTCGGTGTTGAACACGGCAAAGGAAGCGCGGATGGTGCCGGTCACGCCGTAGCGTTCCATGGCCGGTTGGGCGCAGTGGTGGCCGGTGCGCACCGCGATCCCCATCTGGTCCAGGAACATGCCCGCGTCGTAGTGGTGCACGCCCTCCAGCACGAACGATACCACGCCAGCCTTGTGTGGCGCGGAGCCCAGGATGCGCAAGCCCTCGATCTCGCGAAGCCGCGTCTGGGCGTACTCGAGCAGCTCGTGCTCGCGTGCGGCGATGCGCTCGATCCCGATCTCTTCCAGAAAATCCAACGCGGCGTTCATGCCCGAGGGAGCCTCGTAGTGCGGGGTGCCCGCTTCGAAGCGCCAGGGCGGCTCGTGGAAGGTGGTGCCGGAAAACGACACCTTGTCGATCATGTCGCCGCCGCCCTGCCAGGGAGGCATCGATTCCAACAGTTCATACCGGCCATACAGGAAACCCAAGCCGGTGGGTCCGTACATCTTGTGCCCCGAAAAGGCCAGGAAATCGCAACCCAGCGCCTGGACGTCCACGCGCATGTGGGGCACCGATTGGGCCCCGTCCACCAAGGTCGCCACGCCACGGCGTTTGGCCGCCGCCACGATGCGTTCCACGGGATGGATCGTGCCCAAGGCGTTGGATACCTGCTGGATCGCGACGATCCGCACGGGAAGGGAATCCAACAGTTTCTCGTAGGCGTCGAAATCCAGGGTGCCGTCGTCGAGGGCGGGAATCTTCTCCACGCGGGCACCGCGCTCGGCGGCGACGATCTGCCAGGGAACCAGGTTGGCGTGGTGCTCCAGCTCGCCGGCCAGCACCACGTCGCCTGCGTTCAATTTCTGTCTACCAAAGGTCCAGGCCACCAGATTGATCGCCTCGGTGGTCCCGCGCACGAAAACGATTTCCTCGCGACGCGAGGCGCCCAACAGCCGCTGGATGCGGTCGCGCAGGCCCTCGTGGACCTCGGTGGCTTCCTGGGAAAGCCGATGCACGCCGCGATGGACGTTGGCGCGCGTGGTCCGCTGGAAACGGGCCACGGCCTCGATCACCTGTTCGGGGACCTGCGAGGACGCCGCGCTGTCCAGATAGGCCAGGGGCTTTCCGTTCACGATCCGCGAAAGGATCGGGAAGCGCCCGCGGATCGCGGCGATCTCCTCGGTGGAGAACACGCTCACAACACGGTCTCCAAGCGCCGTTCCAGCAACGCGCGCAGGTCTTCTCGCGCGATCGCTTCCACCAGTTCGGAGGCGAAAGCCCGCACCAGGAGCTTTCTGGCCGATTCCAGGGAAAGTCCGCGCGAGCGCAGGAAGAACAGAGCCTTTTCGTCCAGGCGACCCGTGGTGGATCCGTGGGAGCACTTGACGTCGTCGGCCCAGATCTCCAGCTGTGGACGAGAATTGACAGAAGCCTCCCGCGACAGCAGAAGGTTCCGGCTGGATTGGCGGGCCGAGGTCTTCTGGGCCAGCCGATCCACCTGCACCACGCCGAGGAAACTCGCGGAGGATTTCCCTCCGGCCAACGCCTGGAACACCTGACGCGAAACCGTGTGCGGCGCCGCGTGGCGGACCACGGTCAGCACATCGGCGATCTCCTCGCCGACCTGGGCGCACAAGCCCCCGAGATCGGCCTCGGCTCCCGCCCCCTGGAGCTCCACATGGGCTTCCGCCCTGGAAACGGCGGATCCGAACAGAAATTGTCTGGAGACGAACTTGGCGTCGCGCTCCAGCCTGGCGACCAATCCGTTCCAGCCGCAGGAGCGGGCGTTGCCATCCACCACCAGGGTGTGTTCCACCGATGCCCGTTCGCCGATGCGGCATTCCAGCACGGAACGCCCCACCGAATCCACGTCGGTGGATGCCACGCAAAGGCGCACGATCTCGACGGCACCGCCAGCGGAGACATCCACCACGTGCCGGGTCCAACCGGAACTCGAGCCGATCTCCAGGATCTGCACCAGACCCGCGCGGACACCGCGGGCCACCGAGACGTGCGCTCCGTCTTCCGCCTGGGCAAGCACGGCGGCATGCAGGGAGGGTCCGCTGGGATCGAAGCGCCCTGGCCGACTCTGACGGATTTCGTCTTCCGACATCGCGGAAATGGGCTTGACATCGACCCCCTCTCCGATGCGGGAGAGCTCCTCGCGGAAGACTCCGTCTTCGAACACCAACAGGCTGTGGGAATCGGCCAGGACCCATGCGGGATCCAACGTCGCGATGCGCGGGTGGGATGCCTCCGCCGCCTGGAGGAATCGCGCCGGATCGAGATACTTCCACTCCTCGGATCCCGCCACCGGCAGGCTGGAAAGCCCGCCGCTCATGGCGTCCCCGTCAGCCATTCGTAGCCCTTCTCTTCCAACTCCAAGGCCAGTTCCTTGCCGCCCGAGTGGATGATCTTCCCCTTGGAAAGCACATGGACGTGGTCCGGCACGATGTGGTCCAACAGGCGCTGGTAGTGGGTGACCACCACGAAGCCACGCTCAGCGGACTTCAAGGAATTGACCCCTTCCGCGCAATCGCGCAGGGCGTCGATGTCCAATCCGGAGTCGGTTTCATCCAGGAAGGCGAGCTCTGGCTCCAGCAAGAGCATCTGCAAAACTTCGTTGCGCTTCTTCTGGCCGCCGGAAAAGCCCTCGTTCAGCGACCGTCCCACCAAGGTGGGATCCATGTGGACGGCCTTCATCCGTTCGCGCAAAAGCTTCAAGAAGGCGCCGCCATCCAGTTCGGGCAAGCCCTTGTGCTTGCGATGCTCGTTGAGCGCCGAGCGCAGGAAGTAGTTGTTGGCCACCCCGGGAATCTCCACCGGGTACTGGTAGGCGATGAACACGCCTTCGCGGGAGCGGATCTCCGGGGCCATCGCCAGCAGGTCCTGGCCCTTGTAGGTCACCGAACCTGCCGTGATTTCATAACCCGGATGCCCCGCGATCACCTGGGAAAGCGTGCTCTTGCCGGAGCCATTGGGGCCCATGATGGCGTGGATCTCGCCGCGGCGCACCACGAGATCGAGACCCTTCAGGATTTCCGTCTCTCCCGCCTTGGCCCTCAGATCCTTGATCTCCAGAAGGATGTCACCGCTCATCTGGTTGTTTCCCCTTTTTCGCCGGTCGCGATCATTCCCGGAGGGGAATCCTCCGCAACGCGCCAACGGCACCCTATTGAAAATAGAACTAAAACGGTGCTGTTTCCATCACCCCTTGGCGAATGACCCCCGAGAGTGCGACAATCCCGTACGAACCATGAGCCCTAGAATCGAAGGAACGATGAACATTCGCCTGGATTGGAACGAGACGTTTTCGATCGGCGAGCCCCTGCTCGATGCCCAGCACCGGGAGCTCTTCGACATCGCGAACTCACTTCCAGAAAACAACGATCGCGCCCAGGTGCGCACCTGCGTGATGCGCCTGTTCCGCTACACCCGCGAACACTTCTCCGCCGAAGAGGATTACATGCGGTCGGTGGGGTATCCCAATCTGGAGCAACACACCCGGATCCACGAGAAGTTGATCGAGCAGCTTTCCCTGATCGCGCAAGAGCCCCTGGGGACCACGGCAGCGGACCTTTCCTTCAAGCGCTTCGTCCTGCAATGGCTCACGGATCACATCCTGATTTGCGACAAGGCCATCCAGAAGTTCGTCGCCCAGTCCGCCCAGCCGGAGTGATCCGCTAGGCGCGATCGCAAAGCTTCAGAAGAATTTCATGCAGGCTGCTCAGGTGGACAGGCTTGGACAGATGCAAGTCAGCGCCTGTGG
This DNA window, taken from Fibrobacterota bacterium, encodes the following:
- a CDS encoding YdcF family protein, which produces MIFAPSRFLRRHPRFVAGLLAPPLLIAIGLSIDGWRDRIEPVDLLIVPGSTVRTDGTLSQNLHGRLLAALEYHRAGHSRWILVSGGTGIEMRDESLAMRDFLLANQVPDSVIIVDGNGVNTFETARFASRWMREHDAKTVGVASSFFHITRLRLALDRHGMPMQGHIHSRLYEPRDLYSVAREVPGLAAYLFKKP
- a CDS encoding WG repeat-containing protein produces the protein MTPLATFLFAHLFLSPSPVDTGDLFPFSDPVTELVGFKDARGRVRFPARFHNAFTGGQVLREVVPAIDTGAPFFLRRDGGRFGFDSAFLDGENMPYCMREGHIQFQDPATRRMGFFDAQGQVAIPALYLFAGSFRGGYSQVIREGRQVCAHGKPRDSAVLGEHCYWSGNAILIDRTGKVVVDTFALPMSFAPDWFSARIVDAEADSLRRTWKTNDGRILSIASTERSFQAWLEANLPRLAQQGPGKPDFFPSLQFDPRADWKSRASKRTEDTLREATSLDGFLKTNRQKLLALFQSIPPTGSRQARLPATVMAFEERIGAVDLCREYDSRRNPVMELSWAAAGRTRTIRFVRWNDSWRILDLE
- the ispD gene encoding 2-C-methyl-D-erythritol 4-phosphate cytidylyltransferase, translating into MSSDSLHDLGVVLPCAGSGTRVGAPRPKQFLELGGRPVFHRSLSTFLGHPRVRKVVLVVAAQEEAQVRYELGNGFGSLLASGRLVFAQGGAERWQSVRNGVAALDKDCPLVAIHDVARPFLNATDIDAVVAAATADGAATLAIPCPDTVKWASEATAGTSPLVERTIDRSRIWLTQTPQAFRREVLDDCYAKLATKPDFAPTDEAGIAEAFGHPVRLVRGAERLRKITSAEDLEWARWMAGRVVSGVLG
- a CDS encoding argininosuccinate synthase, with the translated sequence MPAKPAKKTKPATKPVAKKAAATETEGGFKLFNGKRLKKVCLAYSGGLDTSIMITWLKETYGCEVVAFAADVGQGKVETAPLMRKAKATGAIKCIVKDLRKEFLEEYVWPTLRAGAKYESVYLLGTSFARPVIAKHQVLTALAEGCDAVAHGATGKGNDQVRFELTFQAMAPQLAIVAPWKDPNWKITSREEAIDYAEAKGIELTVTKKKIYSEDANLWHVSHEGGKLEYPEQEHGFEMLRWTTPPQQAPDKAEYVTVDFEKGTPVGVNGKRLDAVALLEALNKVGAKHGVGLVDMVENRLVGMKSRGVYETPGGAILYAAHEWLEQLVLDRDTLREKRRVADVYADIVYDGRWFAPLRQALDAFVNETQKVVSGSVKMKLYKGNIVLSGMDSPWSLYDPHLGGFSDVPTYDQKDAMGFIRCYGLPMKVRHMLLGKKTPVKF
- a CDS encoding DUF59 domain-containing protein — translated: MDDVAEREALHQKAVDALRTVKDPEIPVNIYDLGLIYEIDVQPFGVLGVRMTLTAPACPVADSIVAEVQDKLNAIPEVSGAYVELVWEPAWTKERMSEEARLELNL
- a CDS encoding SufE family protein, which translates into the protein MSTADTIAERETEIVEEFAMFDEWLDKYEHIIELGKSLAPLALELHADEWKVKGCQSQVWLHPVRQSDALVFQADSDAAITKGLVALMVRVLSGQPAASIAKAPLGFLDRIGLHEHLSPTRSNGLASMVKQMKLYAGAIAAQEASHG
- the sufS gene encoding SufS family cysteine desulfurase, yielding MSVFSTEEIAAIRGRFPILSRIVNGKPLAYLDSAASSQVPEQVIEAVARFQRTTRANVHRGVHRLSQEATEVHEGLRDRIQRLLGASRREEIVFVRGTTEAINLVAWTFGRQKLNAGDVVLAGELEHHANLVPWQIVAAERGARVEKIPALDDGTLDFDAYEKLLDSLPVRIVAIQQVSNALGTIHPVERIVAAAKRRGVATLVDGAQSVPHMRVDVQALGCDFLAFSGHKMYGPTGLGFLYGRYELLESMPPWQGGGDMIDKVSFSGTTFHEPPWRFEAGTPHYEAPSGMNAALDFLEEIGIERIAAREHELLEYAQTRLREIEGLRILGSAPHKAGVVSFVLEGVHHYDAGMFLDQMGIAVRTGHHCAQPAMERYGVTGTIRASFAVFNTEDEIDRLVAGVVRLQKVLR
- a CDS encoding SufD family Fe-S cluster assembly protein, whose amino-acid sequence is MADGDAMSGGLSSLPVAGSEEWKYLDPARFLQAAEASHPRIATLDPAWVLADSHSLLVFEDGVFREELSRIGEGVDVKPISAMSEDEIRQSRPGRFDPSGPSLHAAVLAQAEDGAHVSVARGVRAGLVQILEIGSSSGWTRHVVDVSAGGAVEIVRLCVASTDVDSVGRSVLECRIGERASVEHTLVVDGNARSCGWNGLVARLERDAKFVSRQFLFGSAVSRAEAHVELQGAGAEADLGGLCAQVGEEIADVLTVVRHAAPHTVSRQVFQALAGGKSSASFLGVVQVDRLAQKTSARQSSRNLLLSREASVNSRPQLEIWADDVKCSHGSTTGRLDEKALFFLRSRGLSLESARKLLVRAFASELVEAIAREDLRALLERRLETVL
- the sufC gene encoding Fe-S cluster assembly ATPase SufC, giving the protein MSGDILLEIKDLRAKAGETEILKGLDLVVRRGEIHAIMGPNGSGKSTLSQVIAGHPGYEITAGSVTYKGQDLLAMAPEIRSREGVFIAYQYPVEIPGVANNYFLRSALNEHRKHKGLPELDGGAFLKLLRERMKAVHMDPTLVGRSLNEGFSGGQKKRNEVLQMLLLEPELAFLDETDSGLDIDALRDCAEGVNSLKSAERGFVVVTHYQRLLDHIVPDHVHVLSKGKIIHSGGKELALELEEKGYEWLTGTP
- a CDS encoding hemerythrin family protein, translated to MNIRLDWNETFSIGEPLLDAQHRELFDIANSLPENNDRAQVRTCVMRLFRYTREHFSAEEDYMRSVGYPNLEQHTRIHEKLIEQLSLIAQEPLGTTAADLSFKRFVLQWLTDHILICDKAIQKFVAQSAQPE